CGTTGCGTTACCCACATCCTGCGCACCACCCCTTACCATGAACCCCCTCTGACATCCAATCCCTGCGATGAGTATTGCAAGGACTACCGATTTTATCATGCTTGTCACAATGTTAAATATGGTTATCGCCTTTATTGACTGCTGGACGTAGGTGTACACCGTTAAGTCGAGAAAAAAGACACCTATCGCTAATCCGCCGATAATAGCAAAAAGGTCGGCAAATAACGTGAGGAGAGGAACGACCATAATCGCAGCAAAGACTTTTGGTATTGCAAGAAATCTGATAGGATTAAACCCCATTGTAATTAATGCATCCACTTCCTCGTTTACCTTCATGGTGCCAATCTCTGCTGCAAAGGCTGAACCGGAACGGCCTGCCACAAGAATCGCTGCCATGATCGGGCCCAACTCCCTTACCATGGCCAGGCTCAAAAGCGATGGAACATATATATTTGCACCAAATTGTTTAAGCTGCAATGAAGACATGAATGCAAGGATGAGACCCAACAAAAAGGTGATGAGTCCAACGATCGGAAGCCCGTCCACACCCACCTTTTTCATGTAGACGATCACATCGGTCCACCTCACCGAGCGGAGATGGAACAGAGAATATATGATTTCTAAAGTAAGCTCTCCACCAAAGGAAATAACCTCTAAAATGTCATCATAAAAACCGATGCTTGCCTCACCTATCCGCTCAAAAAATCCTATTGTCCTTTTTTCCGGTATGATAGGGTTTGTACTGAGTGCGTCCCGGTCAAGGAGGGTCATTATCCCCTTCACCTTATCGGACATATTCAGGTATGCGAATGGTATGGACTTTCTTTTTGCTTCATTTTCCAACTGGATGAGCAACAGCGCACCTGCGCTATCCAGGTACTCAACGTTTCCAAGATCAGTGGTAAGTTTCGAAGGGTGCTTCTCTTCAAGAAGCGTTTTTATCTCAGGCAGCATCAGGCTTATAGTATCCAGCGACGCACTGCCTGAGATGGAGAGGATAATGTTACCGCCCTTCTCTCCCGAAACCAAAAGGGCATATTGATCATGTGGCATATGTTATTTATATCACAACGATGTATAAATATGAATAGTTTAAAGTGATTCGCTATATGGCATAAAAGCTCATAGTTGTTAGCTATGAGCTTTTATGCCATATTTCTTTATTTTATAGCGCAGCATACGCTCGCTGATGCCGATCGCAGATGCTGCCTTTGTC
The DNA window shown above is from Pseudomonadota bacterium and carries:
- a CDS encoding MlaE family lipid ABC transporter permease subunit, with the translated sequence MPHDQYALLVSGEKGGNIILSISGSASLDTISLMLPEIKTLLEEKHPSKLTTDLGNVEYLDSAGALLLIQLENEAKRKSIPFAYLNMSDKVKGIMTLLDRDALSTNPIIPEKRTIGFFERIGEASIGFYDDILEVISFGGELTLEIIYSLFHLRSVRWTDVIVYMKKVGVDGLPIVGLITFLLGLILAFMSSLQLKQFGANIYVPSLLSLAMVRELGPIMAAILVAGRSGSAFAAEIGTMKVNEEVDALITMGFNPIRFLAIPKVFAAIMVVPLLTLFADLFAIIGGLAIGVFFLDLTVYTYVQQSIKAITIFNIVTSMIKSVVLAILIAGIGCQRGFMVRGGAQDVGNATTSAVVAALFLIIVVDSIFAILLNYI